The Neorhodopirellula lusitana genome contains a region encoding:
- the xseB gene encoding exodeoxyribonuclease VII small subunit, translated as MKSESSIDFETSLGEIEKIVRALESGELTLDDSLTQYETAVAKMRQCYRLLEVAERKISVLAGFDAEGNPVSEAFDDGSSQGSDGDSLIAKQKNRGRRRGVGSGDSSDATQDED; from the coding sequence ATGAAGAGCGAAAGCTCGATCGATTTCGAGACATCGCTTGGCGAGATTGAGAAGATCGTTCGTGCGTTGGAATCCGGTGAGCTCACGCTGGACGATTCGTTGACCCAGTACGAAACGGCGGTCGCCAAAATGCGACAGTGTTATCGCCTGCTAGAAGTCGCTGAACGCAAGATCAGTGTTCTGGCTGGTTTTGATGCTGAAGGAAATCCGGTCAGCGAGGCGTTTGACGACGGCAGCAGCCAGGGTTCCGATGGGGATTCGCTGATTGCCAAGCAAAAGAATCGTGGTCGACGACGTGGCGTGGGTTCCGGCGACTCATCCGATGCCACGCAGGACGAGGATTGA
- a CDS encoding polyprenyl synthetase family protein — MMVSNFLDEYRPLIEQSLSDACDFENPAGGAMKCPDKLREAIRYALLAPGKRLRPSLVLMSAQACGGTIANAMPGAIAVEMIHAYSLIHDDLPAMDDDDLRRGRPTTHIQFGEATAILAGDALQAEAFAHLYRCVGDRIQAAHMIGELAQAAGASGLVGGQEDDLAAETVSIEDFASPRAAREHVESIHRRKTGALFVASVRLGAISAGVGNEIIDALGRYAEAFGLAFQITDDVLDYTATDEQLGKRTQKDVGRGKLTFPELMAAEANARDEQGNLDVSVGIEKARQHAAAMIQQAHDALGVLSSLEISGASAGQLHTMADYILERTT; from the coding sequence ATGATGGTGTCGAACTTTTTGGACGAATATCGTCCGCTGATAGAGCAATCGCTGAGCGACGCTTGCGATTTTGAGAATCCAGCTGGCGGGGCGATGAAGTGCCCCGATAAGTTGCGAGAAGCGATCCGCTACGCATTGCTGGCCCCTGGGAAGCGACTGCGACCTTCACTGGTGTTAATGTCGGCACAGGCGTGTGGTGGGACCATCGCAAACGCGATGCCTGGCGCCATTGCGGTTGAAATGATCCACGCCTATTCGCTGATCCATGACGACTTGCCGGCCATGGACGACGATGATTTGCGGCGTGGTCGTCCGACAACTCATATCCAGTTTGGTGAAGCGACCGCGATTCTTGCCGGTGACGCTCTGCAAGCCGAGGCTTTTGCTCACCTATATCGGTGTGTCGGCGATCGGATTCAGGCCGCACACATGATTGGCGAACTCGCACAAGCTGCGGGAGCGTCGGGGCTCGTGGGCGGCCAGGAAGATGACTTGGCGGCCGAAACGGTTTCGATCGAGGACTTCGCGTCTCCGCGAGCTGCTCGAGAGCACGTCGAGTCGATCCACCGGCGAAAGACGGGTGCCTTATTCGTTGCAAGTGTCCGGCTCGGTGCAATCAGCGCTGGCGTTGGAAATGAAATAATCGATGCGTTAGGACGCTATGCCGAAGCCTTCGGACTTGCCTTTCAAATCACCGATGATGTTCTGGACTACACTGCCACCGATGAACAATTAGGGAAACGAACCCAGAAGGATGTTGGCCGTGGCAAGCTGACTTTTCCCGAGCTAATGGCAGCCGAAGCGAATGCCCGCGATGAACAGGGGAACCTCGACGTGAGCGTTGGTATCGAAAAGGCGCGTCAGCACGCGGCTGCGATGATTCAGCAGGCCCACGATGCGTTGGGTGTGCTCTCTTCACTCGAAATATCTGGAGCGTCGGCAGGGCAGTTGCATACAATGGCGGATTACATCTTGGAGCGAACCACATGA
- the dxs gene encoding 1-deoxy-D-xylulose-5-phosphate synthase, with protein MSQPTSTSGPSAQTDGEQRHPLLAGLRDARDLKELSSENLEQVAAEIRDVLCNLLATRTAHFASNLGVVELCLALHSEFDFLSDRLIWDTGHQVYPHKLVTGRYHQFESIRTRGGLMGYPNPHESDYDLFMTGHAGSSVSTAVGLRSGDVLGEQSDRRTVAVIGDGAFPSGIVFEALNNAGELGQDLTIVLNDNKMSICHRTGAVASYLDRLRNNPFYTGLKHEVGRLLDHVPMFGDPAERLLAQMKEGVKAGLLGGMLFEELDIRYIGPIDGHDIPLMRKYLKMCKEISGPVLLHVVTEKGHGYTPAAEDPVFFHTPPAFEDRGGKPVTRGSEGCPPYTTHARDAIDEAMKNDKRVTVITAAMCQGNKLEPVREKYPDRFFDVGICESHAVAFAGGQCKTGMRPIVDIYSTFLQRSYDQIFQEVSLQDLPVVFMMDRAGLTGPDGPTHHGVYDIGYMRLFPNLALMAPGYAAELPMMLHAALAHDHPTGIRYPKASALELDHTPEPIEIGKCEWIRQGCDGTIVAYGAMLEQAIAAAESLEGELSVGVVNARFVKPIDHEMVHQTLSSGHFVVTLEEGTIVGGFGSAFLESAVEQRLDTRLVHRLALPDEYIQHGDRPDLLADQSLSPEGIAGVCRDAAAQVSVG; from the coding sequence ATGAGCCAACCCACCTCAACTTCAGGCCCATCGGCCCAAACGGACGGGGAGCAACGACATCCACTTTTGGCTGGCTTGCGCGATGCCCGTGATCTGAAAGAGCTCTCGTCTGAGAATCTGGAGCAGGTTGCTGCAGAGATTCGCGACGTGCTTTGTAATTTGCTGGCGACCCGTACCGCTCACTTCGCTTCGAACCTGGGCGTTGTCGAATTGTGCTTGGCACTGCATTCCGAGTTCGACTTCCTTTCGGATCGATTGATCTGGGATACGGGACACCAGGTTTACCCTCATAAGTTGGTGACGGGACGTTATCACCAATTTGAGAGTATCCGGACTCGCGGTGGCTTGATGGGTTATCCCAACCCACATGAGAGCGATTACGACCTCTTCATGACGGGCCACGCGGGAAGCAGCGTTAGTACGGCCGTTGGTCTTCGCAGCGGCGACGTGCTCGGTGAGCAATCGGATCGTCGCACCGTGGCAGTGATCGGCGATGGTGCGTTCCCGAGTGGGATCGTTTTCGAGGCCCTCAACAACGCTGGCGAGCTCGGTCAAGATCTAACGATCGTCTTGAACGACAATAAAATGTCGATTTGTCATCGCACCGGCGCCGTGGCGAGTTACCTCGATCGCCTGCGCAATAACCCGTTCTACACCGGTTTGAAGCATGAAGTCGGCCGACTGCTGGATCATGTGCCGATGTTTGGCGATCCAGCTGAGCGGTTATTGGCCCAGATGAAAGAGGGCGTTAAGGCTGGTCTGTTGGGTGGAATGTTGTTCGAAGAACTCGACATCCGCTACATCGGTCCGATTGATGGACACGACATTCCGCTGATGCGGAAGTATTTGAAGATGTGTAAGGAGATTTCCGGTCCGGTGCTGTTGCACGTCGTGACGGAAAAAGGGCACGGCTACACACCAGCGGCCGAGGATCCCGTTTTCTTCCATACTCCACCCGCGTTCGAAGATCGTGGTGGGAAACCGGTCACGCGTGGCAGTGAGGGGTGTCCGCCGTACACAACGCACGCCCGCGACGCGATCGATGAAGCGATGAAGAATGACAAGCGGGTGACGGTCATCACCGCGGCGATGTGCCAGGGCAATAAACTCGAACCTGTTCGTGAAAAGTATCCTGACCGCTTTTTTGATGTCGGGATCTGTGAATCGCACGCCGTTGCATTTGCGGGTGGCCAATGCAAAACGGGAATGCGGCCGATCGTCGACATTTACAGCACGTTTTTGCAGCGTAGCTACGACCAGATTTTCCAGGAAGTGTCGCTGCAAGACCTACCGGTCGTCTTCATGATGGATCGTGCCGGTTTGACCGGGCCTGATGGGCCAACCCACCACGGTGTTTATGACATTGGCTATATGCGGTTGTTCCCGAACCTGGCGTTGATGGCTCCGGGTTATGCGGCGGAACTTCCGATGATGTTGCATGCTGCACTCGCCCATGACCATCCGACGGGCATTCGATATCCCAAAGCGTCGGCGCTTGAACTGGATCACACTCCCGAGCCAATTGAGATTGGCAAGTGCGAATGGATCCGCCAAGGTTGCGACGGAACGATCGTGGCTTATGGAGCGATGCTTGAGCAAGCGATCGCGGCTGCGGAAAGCCTGGAAGGCGAGTTGAGCGTCGGTGTCGTCAATGCTCGGTTCGTAAAGCCGATCGATCATGAAATGGTCCACCAAACTCTTTCAAGCGGGCATTTTGTTGTCACGTTGGAAGAAGGCACGATTGTGGGTGGATTTGGTTCCGCGTTCTTGGAGTCGGCTGTAGAGCAGCGGCTCGACACGCGATTGGTCCATCGTCTGGCCTTGCCAGACGAGTACATCCAGCATGGCGATCGTCCGGACTTGTTAGCTGATCAATCATTGTCGCCGGAGGGGATTGCAGGCGTTTGCCGAGATGCCGCCGCGCAAGTGAGCGTCGGATGA
- a CDS encoding NAD(+)/NADH kinase, with protein sequence MTQEPATSSDDMPDWCGCGTPPRIIVIGTPGRQRVQAAWKRLRPVITAHATLIAEDFEFSHQFTGDDADLVIVLGGDGSILQSARQMGNHQAPVLGVNCGHLGFLAALSPEDFLNAWPKVCHGDFSVIDHLMLQVQLVRGDEVIAEQLALNEAAVMAGPPFSILDIDLYADGDLATQYRCDGLIIATPVGSTAHSLSAGGPILRRQLQAFVISPISPHTLTYRPLVDSADTQLELAVTEPHATTSIVVDGRILGSLESGDRIRVHRAPVSFRMLSVPGQNDYRTLREKLGWGGSMELRR encoded by the coding sequence ATGACTCAAGAGCCTGCGACTTCATCGGATGACATGCCAGACTGGTGCGGTTGCGGCACCCCGCCTCGGATTATCGTGATCGGAACACCGGGGCGACAGCGAGTTCAGGCGGCTTGGAAGCGACTCCGTCCTGTCATCACTGCGCATGCAACGTTGATTGCCGAGGACTTTGAGTTCTCGCATCAGTTCACCGGAGACGACGCGGATCTAGTCATCGTGTTAGGCGGTGACGGTTCGATCCTGCAATCGGCTCGGCAAATGGGCAACCACCAGGCTCCTGTGCTTGGTGTCAATTGCGGGCATTTGGGGTTCCTGGCGGCGTTGTCACCGGAAGATTTTCTGAATGCGTGGCCGAAGGTTTGTCACGGTGATTTCAGTGTCATTGACCACTTGATGTTGCAGGTCCAGCTTGTTCGTGGCGATGAGGTTATCGCTGAACAGCTTGCGCTCAATGAAGCAGCGGTGATGGCGGGACCGCCGTTTAGCATTTTAGATATCGACCTGTACGCCGATGGCGATCTCGCAACCCAATACCGGTGTGATGGGCTGATCATTGCGACCCCAGTGGGCTCGACCGCACACAGTCTTTCGGCTGGCGGACCGATTTTACGGCGTCAATTGCAGGCGTTTGTGATCTCGCCGATTAGTCCTCATACACTTACCTACCGCCCCTTGGTTGATTCCGCCGATACTCAGTTGGAATTGGCAGTCACTGAGCCACACGCAACCACCAGTATTGTCGTTGATGGTCGTATTTTGGGTTCGCTTGAATCAGGCGACCGGATTCGGGTGCATCGAGCGCCGGTTAGTTTTCGCATGCTGAGTGTTCCCGGTCAAAACGATTACCGAACACTTCGTGAAAAGCTCGGATGGGGTGGCTCGATGGAACTCCGGCGTTAA
- a CDS encoding RluA family pseudouridine synthase, with protein sequence MHLDILWRSRSAIAVDKPAGLPTTAPSGIASVESTARDQFDELHYLVAVHRLDRDVSGVVLLATTKKAARLLSEQFASRKVKKTYHAWVEGKVEAVSSNWQDYLAKCPGEARGEVCAAEYPLAKHAETDVEVLRYCETMNATLLQLSPVTGRMHQLRLQTSHRGHPIFGDTLYGGAGVGTPIQLLAKSISLFDPTTGAAVTVSTERELSLS encoded by the coding sequence ATGCACTTAGACATTCTATGGCGATCGCGATCCGCGATCGCTGTCGATAAACCAGCCGGTTTACCAACAACTGCGCCGTCGGGGATCGCGAGTGTGGAATCCACAGCGAGGGATCAATTTGACGAGTTGCATTACCTCGTTGCTGTGCACCGTTTGGATCGAGACGTGAGTGGTGTCGTGTTGTTAGCGACGACGAAGAAAGCGGCTCGGCTTTTGTCGGAGCAGTTTGCCTCTCGCAAGGTGAAGAAGACTTATCATGCTTGGGTCGAAGGCAAGGTCGAGGCCGTTTCGTCGAACTGGCAAGACTACCTGGCAAAATGCCCGGGCGAGGCACGCGGTGAGGTCTGTGCTGCGGAGTATCCGCTTGCCAAGCATGCCGAAACGGACGTGGAGGTCTTGCGCTATTGTGAAACAATGAACGCCACGTTATTGCAGTTGTCGCCTGTCACCGGCCGGATGCATCAGTTGCGTTTGCAAACATCACATCGAGGTCATCCCATTTTCGGTGACACGCTCTACGGCGGTGCCGGTGTCGGCACCCCGATTCAGTTGTTAGCGAAGAGCATCAGCCTGTTCGATCCGACGACCGGAGCAGCAGTGACTGTCTCGACGGAGCGTGAATTGAGCTTGTCGTGA
- a CDS encoding HEAT repeat domain-containing protein → MSDSNEIFDTLLTPDVDPVKGGLALKALADDEQVGGDELIGCLAAHPERLPDADPALMGGLLRLIHIRCLSDGGASLHRLQTDWVALIASRLSPEVSNRHLLMQLLAMMRTPQSLECLNQVLADCPPRGWMAAGQILSPLMQHDDWPVETLFPRLLDRLTEPSLAAPILDLAGHLTRTERVATHPATDRVSALNVLLGSVADRLGRFEEDPRSFGTDVDQVQAILGEAVALAVSLCDAVGLIGDPSSIGVLNKAAELRHRRVQCEAAGALTRLGEGVGVQHLIALTEEPSARLRAIAYADELGFGDRIDETYRHPSATAEAELALWLSQPQQMGVPPTSVEVVDSRRMLWPSFHDPVDVFLVRFQYDFGERQYSNIGVAGPTTFAMSADVADLPPEDIYAIYAGWHAEHNDIFAVPANELNDAQHRLVEPMQTYLERVGYEDLRLALLGFFLDETATVFSAKRDGTECLVVTDGLETMDLPTAGRMRPPQSEDLFHLYKGRKMLRTFNPQGI, encoded by the coding sequence ATGTCGGACTCCAACGAAATCTTCGACACACTCCTGACGCCCGATGTTGATCCCGTCAAAGGCGGGCTGGCGCTGAAGGCGTTGGCAGATGATGAACAAGTCGGTGGCGACGAACTAATCGGCTGCCTCGCCGCTCACCCCGAACGATTGCCCGATGCCGACCCGGCATTGATGGGAGGTCTTTTACGGCTGATTCACATTCGCTGTCTGAGTGATGGCGGGGCGTCACTGCATCGCCTGCAAACCGACTGGGTCGCCTTGATCGCCAGTCGTTTATCACCGGAAGTGTCTAATCGGCACTTGCTAATGCAACTATTGGCGATGATGCGAACCCCACAGTCGCTGGAATGCCTCAACCAGGTGTTGGCCGATTGCCCGCCACGCGGATGGATGGCCGCTGGCCAGATCCTGAGCCCGCTGATGCAGCACGATGACTGGCCGGTCGAAACGCTCTTCCCCCGCCTACTGGATCGATTAACCGAACCCTCACTGGCCGCACCCATCTTGGATCTGGCCGGCCATTTAACGCGTACCGAACGAGTCGCCACGCACCCGGCAACTGATCGAGTGAGTGCACTGAATGTGCTATTGGGTTCAGTGGCGGATCGATTGGGACGCTTCGAAGAGGATCCGCGTAGCTTCGGCACCGATGTCGATCAGGTCCAAGCCATCCTGGGTGAGGCAGTCGCGTTGGCGGTTTCGCTATGCGATGCCGTCGGCCTGATCGGTGACCCATCTTCCATTGGTGTGCTCAACAAAGCTGCCGAACTGAGGCATCGCCGAGTCCAGTGCGAAGCCGCGGGGGCACTCACACGACTTGGTGAAGGCGTCGGAGTGCAGCACTTGATCGCACTCACCGAGGAACCATCGGCCCGCCTGCGAGCGATCGCTTACGCTGACGAACTCGGATTTGGCGATCGGATCGACGAGACTTATCGTCACCCCAGCGCAACTGCGGAGGCGGAACTGGCGCTCTGGTTATCACAACCGCAACAAATGGGAGTTCCCCCCACAAGTGTCGAGGTGGTTGATTCACGGCGGATGCTGTGGCCTAGCTTCCACGATCCGGTGGACGTGTTCCTGGTTCGTTTTCAGTATGACTTTGGCGAGCGTCAATACAGCAACATTGGCGTCGCGGGCCCAACCACGTTCGCGATGTCCGCCGATGTCGCAGACCTGCCCCCCGAAGACATCTACGCCATCTACGCAGGCTGGCACGCCGAACACAACGACATCTTTGCCGTCCCGGCGAACGAGCTCAATGATGCCCAGCATCGGCTAGTCGAGCCCATGCAAACTTACCTGGAACGGGTCGGATACGAAGACCTGCGGTTGGCCCTGCTGGGATTCTTCCTAGATGAAACCGCGACCGTATTTTCAGCCAAACGCGACGGCACGGAATGCCTGGTTGTCACCGACGGCCTGGAAACGATGGACCTGCCCACTGCTGGACGAATGCGCCCGCCGCAAAGCGAAGACCTGTTCCACCTCTACAAGGGGCGAAAGATGCTCCGGACGTTCAACCCGCAAGGCATTTAA
- a CDS encoding trans-sulfuration enzyme family protein, whose amino-acid sequence MSGFRTRAIHVGNEVDPATGAVVRPVHFASTFQQPGAGEWGSFDYSRSGNPTRSALQETLTSLEDGCGSLAFSSGMAAIHAVTMLLRSGDHVLAGSDMYGGAYRLLHKICKATGITVSMVDMTDLAAVGAGIREDTRLIWVESIGNPRMSIVDLPEIAKLAKQRGVLTGVDNTFGTPVLMRPLQWGIDIVMHSATKYLGGHSDCLGGTLSVADPDLWDRLYFVQNATGAVLDPMTSFLVSRGLKTLDIRVREQSRSAMHLAEWLESLPLVRSVLYPGLKSHPQYALASHLFDQDRPTADKRFGAMITFELNASLEDVKRVCESTKLFHLAVSLGAVESLIEQPATMSHASYAPEDRAKHGITDSLIRLSVGLEDVEDLKADLMSAFESIQRT is encoded by the coding sequence ATGTCAGGTTTCCGAACACGCGCTATCCACGTCGGCAATGAAGTGGATCCCGCCACCGGCGCTGTCGTCCGCCCTGTTCACTTCGCCAGCACCTTCCAACAGCCCGGTGCCGGTGAGTGGGGATCATTCGACTACTCACGCAGTGGCAACCCCACGCGATCCGCATTGCAAGAAACGCTCACGTCGCTCGAAGATGGCTGCGGTTCGTTAGCGTTTAGCTCGGGCATGGCAGCCATCCACGCAGTCACGATGCTATTGAGATCGGGCGATCACGTTCTCGCAGGCTCCGACATGTACGGCGGTGCTTACCGGTTGTTGCACAAAATTTGCAAGGCCACCGGAATCACGGTCTCGATGGTCGACATGACGGACCTAGCCGCCGTGGGAGCGGGGATCCGCGAAGACACACGTTTGATCTGGGTTGAATCAATCGGCAATCCACGCATGTCAATCGTCGACTTGCCCGAGATCGCCAAACTGGCGAAACAACGAGGCGTGCTTACCGGCGTCGATAACACGTTCGGCACCCCTGTGTTGATGCGACCGCTGCAGTGGGGCATCGACATCGTGATGCATTCCGCAACGAAATACTTGGGCGGGCACAGCGACTGTCTGGGCGGCACGTTATCCGTTGCTGATCCTGATTTGTGGGATCGACTGTACTTCGTTCAAAATGCGACCGGCGCCGTGCTGGATCCCATGACAAGTTTCTTGGTCAGTCGCGGCCTAAAAACGCTCGACATCCGCGTGCGAGAACAGTCTCGTTCAGCGATGCATTTGGCGGAATGGCTGGAATCACTGCCGCTGGTTCGCTCCGTGTTGTACCCCGGTTTAAAATCGCATCCACAATACGCCCTGGCGTCCCACTTGTTTGACCAGGATCGGCCCACTGCCGATAAACGTTTTGGCGCGATGATCACCTTCGAACTGAACGCCTCACTCGAAGACGTCAAGCGAGTTTGCGAATCGACAAAGCTGTTTCATCTAGCTGTCAGTCTAGGGGCGGTGGAATCGTTGATCGAACAGCCGGCCACGATGTCGCATGCGTCGTATGCACCGGAAGATCGAGCCAAGCATGGGATCACTGATTCGCTGATCCGTCTGTCCGTTGGCCTGGAAGACGTCGAGGACCTGAAGGCTGATCTGATGAGCGCGTTCGAGTCAATCCAACGAACCTAG
- a CDS encoding trans-sulfuration enzyme family protein gives MKTNLSDSVDSTERALPNHRALPATVSPVVSSSESESTDAVVQQADPNGQTGVSTRCVHGGEQRQKSEGAIATPIYNASTFTFESTDELLDFVEGRKPREEYGRYGNPNERVVEAKLAALEGAEDAILYSSGMAAIVGLLMTRLSAGDEIVFFDQCYHRSREFCSKHLARFGVVTRQVPTGDFAAMEAAINSRTKMLVSESPTNPHLTCVDLEQFAALGKDREIETLIDATLATPMNLKPIDFGVDYVLHSATKYLGGHNDLLAGVICGRKELLDPVRSLRGCLGSINSPQSLYLLERGLKTFALRMARHNENGMAVASFLDNHPRIERVYYPGLKSHPTHEIASQQMNGFGGLITFTVKDADWQTTAKVVDGTRLARIAPSLGGVESLIEQPLVMSYFNYSPEERESFGIADNMIRFSCGIEDSADLIADLDQALRGI, from the coding sequence ATGAAAACGAATCTGAGTGATTCGGTGGACTCCACCGAACGCGCGTTGCCTAACCATCGCGCACTTCCCGCTACTGTTTCTCCAGTGGTCTCTTCGTCTGAATCGGAATCCACCGATGCAGTTGTTCAGCAAGCTGACCCCAATGGGCAGACTGGCGTTTCCACACGATGCGTCCACGGCGGCGAACAACGCCAGAAGTCAGAGGGCGCCATCGCGACGCCGATCTACAACGCGTCAACGTTCACGTTCGAGTCCACCGACGAACTGCTCGACTTTGTCGAAGGCCGGAAACCTCGTGAGGAATACGGGCGATACGGGAATCCCAACGAACGAGTCGTCGAAGCCAAGCTGGCGGCGCTGGAAGGTGCCGAAGACGCGATCCTGTATTCGAGTGGAATGGCTGCGATTGTCGGCCTGCTGATGACGCGATTGTCCGCTGGCGACGAGATCGTTTTCTTTGATCAGTGCTACCACCGCAGCCGAGAGTTTTGCTCAAAACACTTGGCTCGATTTGGAGTCGTCACACGCCAAGTTCCAACAGGCGACTTCGCCGCGATGGAAGCCGCCATCAATTCGCGGACCAAGATGTTGGTATCGGAATCGCCGACCAACCCACACCTGACGTGCGTGGATTTGGAACAGTTCGCCGCGCTGGGCAAGGACCGCGAGATTGAAACCTTGATCGATGCGACGTTGGCAACGCCGATGAATTTAAAACCGATTGACTTCGGCGTGGATTACGTGCTGCATTCAGCCACAAAGTATCTTGGCGGTCACAACGACTTGCTAGCCGGTGTGATTTGCGGCCGGAAAGAGCTGCTCGATCCCGTTCGCAGCCTGCGTGGTTGTTTGGGCAGCATCAATTCACCGCAAAGTCTCTACCTGCTCGAACGCGGCCTGAAGACATTCGCATTGCGGATGGCCCGACACAACGAAAACGGGATGGCCGTTGCCTCGTTCTTGGACAACCACCCTCGCATCGAGCGTGTTTATTACCCCGGCCTGAAATCGCATCCAACCCACGAGATCGCAAGTCAACAGATGAACGGATTCGGTGGGCTGATTACTTTCACGGTCAAGGACGCCGATTGGCAAACGACGGCAAAGGTGGTCGACGGAACCCGTCTCGCTCGCATAGCACCCAGCTTAGGTGGTGTGGAATCCTTGATCGAACAACCGCTTGTGATGAGCTACTTCAATTACTCACCCGAAGAACGTGAATCGTTCGGAATCGCCGACAACATGATTCGCTTTTCATGTGGTATCGAAGACTCGGCTGATCTGATTGCCGATTTAGACCAAGCTTTGAGGGGAATCTAG
- a CDS encoding tetratricopeptide repeat protein, producing the protein MSRRDKIEAMLAEDPTDTFLRYSLAMENRSEGNHEESIRGLSELTRDETPYVPAFFMAAQQLVELGRISEGRTLLREGIEEARRQGDSHAAAEMSELLASLGQLGEAPDQDDDDL; encoded by the coding sequence ATGTCCCGACGCGATAAAATCGAAGCCATGCTGGCTGAAGATCCGACCGACACCTTTTTGCGATACTCCCTGGCGATGGAAAACCGTAGCGAAGGGAACCACGAGGAGAGCATTCGTGGCTTAAGCGAGTTGACGCGAGACGAAACACCGTACGTTCCCGCCTTCTTCATGGCCGCGCAGCAGCTCGTTGAATTGGGCCGGATTTCGGAAGGTCGCACGCTTTTGCGAGAGGGAATCGAAGAGGCTCGCCGGCAAGGTGATTCGCATGCGGCTGCCGAAATGAGTGAATTGCTAGCGTCACTCGGTCAGTTGGGTGAGGCCCCTGACCAGGACGACGACGACCTTTGA
- the recO gene encoding DNA repair protein RecO, translating into MKSAPYAKDQSRNHATTAIVLRTIEFSETSLIVHLLTRDLGRISALAKGARRLKGPFEGSLDLLSVCQVVLIAKSGDSLDLLTESKLRRRFRGGDRSLQRTYAGYYLAETLRHWLDDNEPHEELFDLTLAALGLIDGDGPVAATLLAFDCQCLRLLGHAPATRLCTVCGGKLSPSPRIAFSLEGGGVVCEGCRSRQSALVLVKPALIEILDGLIRSPHPTQGNSSSNGLVELPEPHQDASCEQSPGLPTRVSARQSGAETVPLASAARATFPLRSLLPQVAETSYPELRGLVSRYMQVLLGRELRMQPYLPTDFQTRP; encoded by the coding sequence TTGAAATCGGCTCCCTACGCGAAGGACCAGTCTCGGAATCATGCGACGACCGCGATTGTTCTGCGAACGATTGAGTTCAGTGAAACCAGTCTGATCGTCCATCTGCTTACACGGGATCTGGGTCGGATTTCGGCACTTGCCAAGGGAGCTCGGCGATTGAAGGGGCCCTTCGAAGGGTCGCTGGATTTATTGAGCGTTTGTCAGGTGGTCTTGATCGCGAAGTCGGGCGACAGCCTGGACTTGTTGACGGAATCGAAATTGCGACGGCGGTTTCGCGGCGGCGACCGCTCGCTCCAGCGAACGTATGCCGGATACTATCTTGCCGAAACGCTGCGGCACTGGCTCGACGACAACGAGCCACACGAAGAACTCTTCGATCTGACTTTGGCGGCGTTGGGGCTGATCGATGGAGATGGCCCCGTGGCGGCGACATTGTTGGCGTTCGACTGCCAGTGCTTGCGACTGTTGGGGCATGCTCCGGCAACCCGGCTTTGTACGGTGTGCGGTGGGAAGCTTTCCCCCAGTCCGCGTATCGCGTTTTCCCTTGAGGGTGGCGGTGTGGTTTGTGAAGGCTGCCGGTCGCGGCAGTCGGCGCTCGTGTTGGTAAAGCCAGCACTGATCGAAATCTTGGATGGTTTGATTCGCTCGCCACATCCAACGCAGGGCAACTCATCATCGAACGGGCTGGTTGAATTGCCGGAACCGCACCAGGACGCATCATGTGAACAATCCCCCGGCCTGCCCACGCGAGTCTCCGCTAGGCAATCCGGCGCTGAAACTGTGCCGCTAGCCAGTGCGGCGAGGGCGACGTTTCCTTTGCGTTCGCTGTTGCCACAGGTGGCCGAAACTTCGTATCCCGAATTACGTGGGCTGGTCAGTCGGTACATGCAAGTGCTGCTTGGACGCGAGTTGCGGATGCAACCTTACCTTCCCACGGATTTTCAAACTCGCCCGTAA